Proteins co-encoded in one Erinaceus europaeus chromosome 2, mEriEur2.1, whole genome shotgun sequence genomic window:
- the LOC103108611 gene encoding LOW QUALITY PROTEIN: protocadherin beta-15-like (The sequence of the model RefSeq protein was modified relative to this genomic sequence to represent the inferred CDS: inserted 1 base in 1 codon; deleted 1 base in 1 codon), which produces MEKYDYLKIWILRTSSYELDIAASDGGSLSGKCSVSIEVVDVNDNSPEITMTSLSSYISENSPETEVALFRIRDRDSGKNGKMTCSIPDDLPFLLKPSEQNFYTLVTNGPLDREERAEYTIVIPMSDLGXPRLQSQHQVTVRVSDVNDNAPAFSQRAYTLRVRENNSPGLALGSVRAWDADEGANAQLSYSLLPSPSAPASPSPSASASSGHPQQPASGALVSIDADSGQLFALRALDFEALQAFEFLVGATDRGSPALSSQARVRVLVLDANDNAPFVLHPLQNGSAPCTELLPRAAGAGYLVSKVVAVDGDAGQNAWLSFQLLKATEPGLFGVWAHSGEVRTARALSERDAPRHRLVVLVRDNGDPPLSASVTLHVLLVDGFSQPYLPLPAAPDAAAAAAGAAAAGARPERLTVYLVVALAAVSSLFLCSLLAFVAARLCRRPGGGAEAVAAGALAGPEGHFPGHLLDAGGGGTLSHSYQYEVCLAGDSGSNELKFLKPVLPNILNQDFGRKAERSSNLR; this is translated from the exons ATGGAGAAGTACGACTACTTAAAAATCTGGATTTTGAGAACATCTTCATATGAACTGGATATAGCTGCGTCTGATGGTGGCAGTCTTTCAGGAAAATGTTCTGTTTCCATTGAGGTGGTGGATGTTAATGATAATTCTCCAGAAATAACTATGACATCACTAAGTAGCTACATTTCTGAAAATTCGCCTGAAACTGAAGTGGCCTTGTTTAGAATTCGAGACCGGGACTCCGGGAAAAACGGAAAGATGACTTGTTCCATCCCTGatgatctccccttcctcttaaaACCATCTGAACAGAATTTCTACACTCTAGTCACAAATGGACCGCTGGACCGAGAAGAGAGAGCTGAGTACACCATCGTGATCCCGATGAGCGACCTGG AGCCGCGGCTGCAGAGCCAGCACCAGGTGACTGTGCGCGTGTCCGACGTGAACGACAACGCCCCCGCCTTCAGCCAGCGCGCCTACACCCTGCGCGTGCGCGAGAACAACAGCCCCGGGCTGGCGCTGGGCAGCGTGCGCGCCTGGGACGCGGACGAGGGCGCCAACGCGCAGCTCAGCTACTCGCTGCTGCCATCGCCCTCGGCTCCGGCCTCGCCATCGCCCTCGGCCTCGGCCTCGTCCGGCCACCCGCAGCAGCCGGCCTCGGGCGCGCTGGTGTCCATCGACGCCGACAGCGGGCAGCTGTTCGCGCTGCGCGCCCTGGACTTCGAGGCGCTGCAGGCCTTCGAGTTCCTGGTGGGCGCCACGGACCGCGGGTCGCCGGCGCTGAGCAGCCAGGCGCGGGTGCGCGTGCTGGTGCTGGACGCCAACGACAACGCGCCCTTCGTGCTGCACCCGCTGCAGAACGGCTCCGCGCCCTGCACCGAGCTGCTGCCGCGCGCGGCCGGCGCGGGCTACTTGGTGAGCAAGGTGGTGGCGGTGGACGGCGACGCGGGCCAGAACGCCTGGCTGTCGTTCCAGCTGCTCAAGGCCACGGAGCCCGGGCTGTTCGGCGTGTGGGCGCACAGCGGCGAGGTGCGCACGGCTCGGGCGCTGAGCGAGCGCGACGCGCCGCGACACCGGCTGGTGGTGCTGGTGCGGGACAATGGCGACCCGCCGCTGTCGGCCAGTGTCACGCTGCACGTGCTGCTGGTCGATGGCTTCTCGCAGCCCTACCTGCCGCTGCCCGCCGCGCCcgacgccgccgccgccgccgcgggtgCCGCCGCCGCCGGAGCGCGGCCCGAGCGCCTGACCGTCTACCTGGTGGTGGCCTTGGCCGCCGTGTCATCGCTCTTCCTGTGCTCGCTGCTGGCCTTCGTGGCCGCGCGCCTGTGCCGGCGG CCGGGGGGCGGAGCTGAGGCGGTGGCGGCGGGGGCTCTGGCGGGGCCCGAGGGACACTTTCCGGGACACCTGCTGGACGCGGGCGGCGGGGGGACCCTGTCGCACAGCTACCAGTATGAGGTGTGTCTCGCGGGGGACTCTGGAAGCAATGAATTAAAATTCTTGAAACCTGTTTTGCCCAATATTCTAAACCAAGATtttgggagaaaggcagagagaagttcaAACCTTCGTTAA